The following are encoded together in the Vespa crabro chromosome 12, iyVesCrab1.2, whole genome shotgun sequence genome:
- the LOC124428383 gene encoding unconventional myosin-XVIIIa-like: protein MRKIASESARDRRISIANARSVESIKVRLKLLEEKNATMREKCRELFGEKENLKSRLDGEKSKNKELEHKLASLQVELTKTKREITEKSNKRMEDEILNKMENSSSTTDVIATVERAVQNWSLCQGCQNKLENFTNGVTTVTITRSELDIMEKDMQVLRDAVIAREEAWDKAMEREQTYRQQILRLTCETITMRHIQESREEELRVIRNILKEREGDLRSLQKRESSLRKIVTKLNRYQRDPEVNLGNFPTLELTEKEQRIIEECSRQVLSSLKGKQRTKSKGNVVSESQQQCYYMSIYEKYLHIILVSQVYSKCIHNAILKARILQAVERMN from the exons ATGAGGAAAATAGCCAGCGAATCAGCTCGAGATCGACGAATTTCAATCGCTAATGCAAGGTCCGTAGAAAGTATTAAAGTTAGATTGAAATTGCTCGAAGAGAAGAATGCTACGATGCGTGAGAAGTGTCGTGAGCTCtttggagaaaaagagaatttgaAAAGTCG TCTTGACGgggagaaaagtaaaaacaaagaGTTGGAGCATAAATTAGCTTCGTTGCAAGTAGAAttgacgaagacgaagagggAAATTActgaaaaatcaaataaacgaATG GAagatgaaattttaaataaaatggaaaatagcAGCTCGACAACCGATGTCATTGCGACCGTAGAGCGGGCCGTACAGAATTGGTCCCTTTGTCAGGGATGTCAGAACAAATTGGAGAATTTTACAAACGGTGTAACTACGGTCACAATTACGAG ATCGGAGCTGGATATCATGGAAAAGGACATGCAAGTCCTAAGGGACGCAGTAATAGCGAGAGAAGAAGCTTGGGACAAGGCAATGGAACGAGAACAAACGTATCGTCAGCAAATACTTAGGCTAACGTGCGAGACGATTACTATGCGTCACATTCAGGAATCTCGTGAGGAAGAATTAAGAGTTATCAGGAATATCTTGAAA GAGAGAGAAGGCGACCTGAGGAGTCTacagaaaagagagagcaGTTTAAGGAAGATCGTAACGAAACTTAACAGGTATCAAAG AGATCCAGAAGTGAAtcttggaaattttccgacgTTAGAATTGACTGAGAAAGAGCAGAGAATTATTGAAGAGTGCTCGAGACAAGTATTATCCAGCTTGAAAGGAAAACAGAGAACGAAATCAAAAGGAAACGTAGTAAGCGAATCACAAC AACAGTGTTACTACATGTCCATCTATGAAAAATATCTACATATTATACTTGTATCTCAAGTATATTCAAAATGTATACATAATGCAATATTAAAAGCTAGAATTCTACAAGCTGTCGAGCGCATGAACTAA